A window from Erythrolamprus reginae isolate rEryReg1 chromosome 11, rEryReg1.hap1, whole genome shotgun sequence encodes these proteins:
- the EDN2 gene encoding endothelin-2, with amino-acid sequence MVNSLSCFFSFAVALCVLLPEGQAAAESHLSANSNQHQRTKRCSCTSWIDKECVYFCHLGIIWINTPSHSVPYGLGSLPSRHKRSLGRCSCSHFKDIFCATFCHGNPQNSMKMQLPKGTGILAKLRQHRNPKLDKFSFGKFSGSYAFRN; translated from the exons ATGGTAAACTCTCTGTcctgtttcttttcctttgcaGTCGCCCTTTGCGTCCTGTTGCCAGAAG GCCAAGCGGCAGCAGAATCCCATCTCTCAGCCAACAGCAATCAGCACCAGAGGACCAAGAGATGTTCTTGCACCAGCTGGATAGACAAGGAGTGCGTCTATTTCTGCCACCTTGGTATCATCTGGATCAACACACCAAG CCACTCGGTACCCTATGGGCTAGGAAGTCTTCCATCACGACACAAGAGGTCCCTCGGCAGATGTTCCTGCTCACATTTCAAGGATATCTTCTGTGCAACTTTCTGTCATGGCAATCCTCA aaATTCCATGAAAATGCAGCTGCCCAAAGGCACAGGAATATTGGCAAAGCTTCGCCAGCACAGAAATCCCAAGCTGGACAAGTTCAGCTTTGGAAAGTTTTCAG GTTCTTATGCTTTCCGGAATTGA